From a region of the Pseudoclavibacter endophyticus genome:
- a CDS encoding IclR family transcriptional regulator, with protein MVSAVASEAAGNEQEAPKRTAAQRVLSVLGAFAHGDGSLRLSEISRHADLPLPTAHRLVRELLEWGGLDVDEQGRYRLSRRFLDLASASTSGMRMRELAVPHLVDLHRRTGLSVQLAVRDDHEVVYLDALRAHPNWSGANRIGGRLPLHVTATGLVLLADAAPDDIEDFASKHLSRFTEFNPATPSELKAVLARVRRDGYCISEKFVAHGAGAIAAPIHDSSGKVVAAIGAVFRTGTQSPAPLVDPVRLYATRISAALSANSTPLDQRTIDFNRRRAGIVSS; from the coding sequence GTGGTTTCGGCAGTCGCATCAGAGGCGGCAGGGAACGAGCAGGAGGCTCCGAAGCGCACCGCCGCGCAGCGCGTGCTGTCGGTGCTCGGCGCCTTCGCGCACGGCGACGGCTCGCTGCGGCTGTCGGAGATCAGCCGGCACGCTGACCTGCCCCTGCCGACCGCGCACCGCCTCGTACGCGAACTGCTCGAGTGGGGCGGCCTTGACGTCGACGAGCAGGGGCGGTACCGGCTGAGCCGCCGGTTCCTCGACCTTGCCTCGGCCTCGACGAGCGGCATGCGCATGCGCGAGCTCGCGGTGCCACACCTCGTCGACCTGCACCGCCGTACGGGGTTGTCGGTGCAGCTCGCTGTGCGCGACGACCATGAGGTCGTGTACCTCGATGCGCTCCGCGCTCACCCCAACTGGAGCGGCGCGAACCGGATCGGCGGTCGCCTGCCGCTGCACGTGACGGCGACGGGCCTCGTGCTGCTCGCGGATGCTGCGCCCGACGACATCGAAGACTTCGCGTCGAAGCACCTCAGCCGCTTCACCGAGTTCAACCCCGCGACGCCGAGCGAGCTGAAGGCCGTCCTCGCGCGCGTGCGACGCGACGGGTACTGCATCTCGGAGAAGTTCGTCGCGCACGGCGCCGGTGCGATCGCGGCGCCGATTCACGACAGCTCGGGAAAGGTCGTCGCAGCGATCGGGGCGGTGTTCCGTACCGGCACCCAGTCGCCGGCCCCGCTCGTCGACCCCGTCCGCCTCTACGCCACGCGTATCTCGGCCGCTCTCTCGGCGAACTCGACCCCGCTCGACCAGCGCACGATCGACTTCAATCGCCGTCGGGCTGGCATCGTCAGCTCGTAG
- a CDS encoding phenylacetate--CoA ligase family protein yields MSQTGLETSPPSTVSWEQLQEHQVAMFRDLQNRLTQHEVWRSRIGHLQPVDAYAALRDVPFTTKHDLRDAQVEPDPTKPLGAFQLASTDQLVQITSSSGTTGAPTYFGVTANDLDRWRAGIGNAYRTAGVEPGTIVALTTGMAIVAGGMPYADGIRSAGGALAWIGGQTTARMATAMQRLRVSVLVATASFATHFANRCEELLGVPAPELAVRTVIAGGEPGAGVPHIRQSILDAWGATRVSEFMGLGDVLPALWAECEAGGGMHFTAAPDVLVELIDPETHEHVPWEPGATGEAIYTTLTREACPVVRFRSGDQLLVTGVECACGRTAPTVRCVGRTDDMLIYKAMNVYPSSIREVVLDTASDVLSGTMRIRKETKDQVRFDTPLPLEVELREGLDAATAEGPLRAAADAVSERLRVRVAIEPRTHGEIPISDYKNALTYVEGTNPYA; encoded by the coding sequence CCGCCTCACGCAACACGAGGTGTGGCGGTCGCGCATCGGCCACCTGCAGCCGGTGGACGCGTACGCAGCCCTCCGGGATGTGCCGTTCACCACGAAGCACGACCTCCGCGACGCCCAGGTGGAACCCGACCCGACGAAGCCTCTCGGCGCCTTCCAACTCGCCAGCACCGATCAGCTCGTGCAGATCACGAGCTCGTCGGGCACGACCGGCGCGCCGACCTACTTCGGCGTCACGGCCAACGACCTCGACCGCTGGCGCGCCGGCATCGGCAACGCGTACCGCACGGCCGGCGTCGAGCCCGGCACCATCGTCGCCCTCACGACCGGCATGGCGATCGTCGCGGGCGGCATGCCGTACGCCGACGGGATCCGATCGGCGGGCGGAGCGCTCGCCTGGATCGGCGGTCAGACGACCGCGCGGATGGCGACGGCCATGCAGCGCCTTCGCGTGAGCGTGCTGGTGGCCACCGCCTCCTTCGCCACGCACTTCGCGAACCGGTGCGAAGAGCTGCTCGGCGTGCCGGCGCCCGAGCTGGCCGTGAGAACGGTCATTGCCGGCGGGGAGCCCGGGGCCGGCGTGCCCCACATCCGCCAGAGCATCCTCGACGCGTGGGGGGCGACCCGCGTAAGCGAATTCATGGGCCTCGGCGACGTGCTCCCCGCGCTGTGGGCCGAGTGCGAGGCCGGTGGAGGCATGCACTTCACCGCTGCCCCAGACGTGCTGGTCGAGCTCATCGACCCCGAGACGCACGAGCACGTGCCGTGGGAGCCGGGCGCGACCGGCGAGGCGATCTACACGACCCTCACGCGCGAGGCGTGCCCGGTCGTCCGCTTCCGGTCCGGCGATCAGCTGCTCGTCACGGGTGTCGAATGCGCCTGTGGCCGCACGGCACCGACCGTGCGCTGCGTCGGCCGCACCGATGACATGCTCATCTACAAGGCCATGAACGTCTACCCGTCGTCGATCCGCGAGGTCGTACTCGACACGGCCTCCGACGTGCTCAGCGGCACCATGCGAATCCGCAAGGAGACGAAGGACCAGGTGCGCTTCGATACGCCGCTGCCGCTCGAGGTCGAGCTACGCGAGGGGCTCGACGCCGCCACTGCCGAAGGGCCCCTCCGGGCGGCCGCCGACGCCGTTTCCGAGCGGTTGCGCGTGCGCGTCGCGATCGAGCCGCGGACCCACGGCGAGATCCCCATCAGCGATTACAAGAACGCCCTCACCTACGTCGAGGGCACGAACCCCTACGCCTGA